One segment of Panicum virgatum strain AP13 chromosome 3K, P.virgatum_v5, whole genome shotgun sequence DNA contains the following:
- the LOC120698506 gene encoding beta-glucosidase BoGH3B-like, protein MAAPLYRDASAPVEARVRDLLARMTLREKAAQMAQIERTVVSPRALTELGAGSVLNAGGSTPRERASPADWAAMVDCLQRHALASRLGVPILYGTDAVHGHNNVYGATVFPHNVGLGATRDAELARRIGEATALEIRATGIHWTFAPCVAVCRDPRWGRCYESYSEDPEIVRSLTTIVSGLQGQPPADHPHGYPFLASVRENVLACAKHFVGDGGTDKGLNEGNAICSYEDLEAIHMTPYPDCIAQGVATVMASYSKWNGEPLHSSRYLLTDVLKGKLGFKGFVISDWEGIDRLCEPQKPRGSDYQYCIAQSVNAGMDMIMIPHRFEKFLEDIVFLVEKGEIPMSRIDDAVERILRVKFISGVFEHPFSDHSLLDIVGCKEHRLLAREAVRKSLVLLKNGKDQKAPFLPLAKNAKRILVSGTHADNIGYQCGGWTIAWHGDSGKITLGTSILEAIQESLGVQTEVVYEKCPTEATIENGDFSYAVVVVGEVPYAEWTGDRTDLSIPFNGSELISHVTSKIPTLVVVISGRPLVIESHVLEKIEALVAAWLPGSEGMGITDCLFGDHDFVGTLPVTWYRSVEQLPINAGDANYDPLFPVGYGLKMFQTDDDSA, encoded by the exons GGGACCTGCTGGCCCGCATGACGCTGCGGGAGAAGGCGGCGCAGATGGCCCAGATCGAGCGCACCGTCGTGTCGCCGCGCGCCCTCACGGAGCTCGGCGCCGGCAGCGTCCTCAACGCCGGCGGGAGCACGCCGCGCGAGCGGGCCTCGCCCGCCGACTGGGCCGCCATGGTGGACTGCCTGCAGCGCCACGCGCTCGCCTCACGCCTCGGCGTCCCCATCCTCTACGGCACCGACGCCGTGCACGGCCACAACAACGTCTATGGCGCCACCGTGTTCCCCCACAACGTCGGCCTCGGCGCCACCAG GGACGCGGAGCTCGCGCGTAGGATCGGCGAGGCGACGGCGCTCGAGATCCGCGCCACCGGCATCCACTGGACCTTCGCGCCCTGCGTCGCC GTCTGTCGGGATCCGAGGTGGGGGAGATGCTACGAAAGCTACAGCGAGGACCCGGAGATCGTGCGCTCGTTGACCACCATCGTCAGTGGCCTGCAGGGGCAGCCACCAGCAGACCACCCTCATGGTTACCCCTTCCTCGCTTCGGTTAG GGAGAATGTACTTGCTTGTGCTAAGCATTTCGTAGGGGATGGTGGCACGGACAAGGGGCTGAATGAGGGGAATGCCATTTGCTCGTATGAAGATTTGGAGGCGATCCATATGACACCATACCCTGATTGTATAGCTCAAGGGGTGGCTACAGTGATGGCGTCCTACTCTAAATGGAATGGGGAGCCATTGCATTCGAGTCGCTATTTGCTGACAGATGTTCTGAAGGGCAAGTTAGGCTTCAAG GGCTTTGTCATTTCGGATTGGGAGGGCATTGACAGGCTCTGTGAGCCTCAAAAGCCTCGGGGATCTGATTATCAATATTGCATTGCACAATCAGTAAATGCGGGAATGGACATG ATTATGATACCTCACAGGTTTGAGAAATTTTTGGAGGATATTGTGTTCTTGGTGGAGAAGGGGGAGATACCGATGTCTCGTATTGATGACGCTGTTGAGCGGATTCTGAGGGTTAAGTTTATTTCTGGAGTGTTTGAGCATCCTTTTTCAGACCACTCTCTGCTGGACATAGTTGGTTGTAAG GAACATCGGTTGCTGGCACGTGAGGCTGTTCGCAAGTCTTTGGTGCTTCTGAAAAATGGAAAGGATCAGAAGGCACCATTCCTTCCATTGGCAAAAAATGCAAAAAGAATACTGGTTTCAGGAACACATGCTGATAATATTGGATATCAGTGTGGTGGGTGGACGATTGCATGGCATGGAGATAGCGGGAAAATAACTCTTG GTACAAGCATATTGGAGGCCATACAAGAATCGTTGGGAGTGCAAACTGAAGTTGTGTATGAGAAATGCCCAACAGAAGCCACGATTGAGAATGGGGATTTTTCCTATGCAGTAGTTGTTGTTGGAGAGGTTCCATATGCTGAATGGACAGGAGACAGAACTGACCTTAGTATTCCGTTTAATGGCTCTGAGCTTATCTCCCATGTGACAAGTAAAATCCCTACACTAGTTGTTGTTATCTCTGGCAGGCCATTGGTTATTGAGTCACATGTTCTGGAGAAGATAGAAGCTCTAGTTGCTGCCTGGCTGCCTGGAAGTGAGGGTATGGGAATTACTGATTGCCTCTTTGGGGATCACGATTTTGTCGGCACATTGCCTGTGACTTGGTATAGGTCCGTTGAGCAGTTGCCAATAAATGCTGGAGATGCTAACTATGACCCGTTATTCCCTGTTGGATATGGGTTGAAAATGTTTCAAACTGATGATGATTCAGCATAG